The proteins below are encoded in one region of Sminthopsis crassicaudata isolate SCR6 chromosome 1, ASM4859323v1, whole genome shotgun sequence:
- the PLPP6 gene encoding polyisoprenoid diphosphate/phosphate phosphohydrolase PLPP6, with the protein MSSPRRSIDGRPAGSAAGAGGGGSHPGSPAHGNPSGGGSGGGGGGGGGSGGGGRFEFQSLLGSRSPGPEPSAARLRASESPVHRRGSFPLAAAATPQPPPPPLPEEDCMKLNPSFVGIALRSLLAIDLWMSKRLGVCAGEKSSWGSARPLMKLLEISGHGVLWLAGTAYCLFRSDSWAGREVLLNLLFALLLDLGVVALLKGLVRRRRPSHNQMDMLFTFSVDKYSFPSGHATRAALVSRFILHHLVLAIPLRVLIVLWAFILGLSRVMLGRHNVTDVVCGFFLGYMQYSIVDYFWLSPFNVPSLFALWNHQ; encoded by the coding sequence ATGTCCAGCCCCCGGAGAAGCATCGACGGCCGCCCGGCGGGCTCGGCAGCGGGcgccggcggcggcggcagccACCCCGGCAGCCCAGCTCATGGGAACCCCAGCGGCGGCGGtagcggtggcggcggcggcggcggcggcggtagCGGCGGCGGTGGCAGGTTCGAGTTCCAATCCCTGCTGGGCAGCCGCAGCCCAGGCCCCGAGCCGAGCGCGGCGCGGCTCCGGGCCTCCGAGAGCCCAGTGCACCGTCGCGGCTCTTTCCCATTGGCCGCGGCGGCCACGCCGCAGCCGCCCCCGCCCCCTTTGCCGGAGGAGGACTGCATGAAGCTGAACCCTTCCTTCGTGGGCATCGCGCTCCGCTCCTTGTTAGCCATTGACTTATGGATGTCCAAGCGTCTGGGCGTGTGCGCCGGGGAGAAGTCGTCCTGGGGCAGCGCTAGGCCGCTCATGAAGCTGCTCGAGATCTCGGGCCACGGCGTCCTGTGGCTGGCCGGCACCGCTTACTGTCTCTTCCGGAGTGACAGCTGGGCCGGCCGAGAGGTCCTGCTCAACCTGCTGTTCGCTCTGCTCTTGGATTTGGGCGTTGTGGCGCTGCTCAAAGGGCTCGTCCGGCGGCGGCGCCCCTCGCACAACCAGATGGACATGTTGTTCACATTCTCGGTGGACAAGTACTCCTTCCCCTCCGGCCACGCCACTAGAGCTGCCCTGGTGTCCCGGTTCATCTTGCACCACCTGGTGCTGGCCATTCCGCTGAGGGTGTTGATAGTGCTGTGGGCCTTTATCTTGGGCCTTTCCAGGGTCATGCTGGGAAGGCACAATGTCACAGACGTAGTCTGTGGATTTTTCTTAGGTTACATGCAGTACAGTATAGTGGACTATTTTTGGCTATCTCCCTTTAATGTCCCTTCGCTTTTTGCTCTGTGGAATCACCAGTAA